The Candidatus Campbellbacteria bacterium genome segment CTGTCAGGTCGTCCCTTTCGAGCTCCTCGATCCTACTTTCGAGGATACCTATCTCAGACTTTAGACTTTTTACTTTATTTTCAAGCAGTTCTTTCTCCAGATCTTGGATCATTTAAGTCCTTCTCCTTTTTTTTTCGTATCGAGAGAATTTTTCTCTGAGTTTTCTTTCGGGGCAGGGCTTTGTCTCTAGCTATTATTTAGCCATATTTTTTCGTATAAGTCAATGTAATTTGAATTTAATTTAGATAAAATAATTTTTCTTGACTTCTAATAGAGCTTTCGCTAGTATACCTCTAACGCGTATGTAGCGCTGTTTTTGTTTGCTGTTATTTGGTATAATAGCAGGCGTTACCTAGCGGGTAATTCGTAAAATTATTAGAAGAAAGCTAAATAGTGTAGAAAGGCTAGTCACGCTCACGCATTATCCTCTCTACATTATTAGATTAAAACGAGTTAAATTAACTCAAAATAAATAAAACGTTATGGCAGAAGAATTTGATAGGAGTAAACCACACGTCAACGTAGGTACCATCGGACACGTTGACCACGGTAAGTCAACTCTTACCGCAGCAATTACACACACCCTTCATATGAAAGGACTTGCCAAGAAGCAAGTTTCAGTGGAGGACTTGGACAAAAGTCCAGAAGAAAAGTCTCGAGGTATTACTATCTCGATTCACCACTCTGAATACGAATCAGAGAATAGGCACTACGCTCACGTAGATGCTCCCGGACACGCCGACTATATTAAGAACATGATCACTGGAGCCGCACAGATGGACGGCGCCATTCTTGTTGTAGCGGCTACGGACGGAGTTATGCCACAGACTCGCGAACACATCCTTCTCGCGAAGCAGGTTGGTGTACCTAAGATCATAGTATTCCTTAACAAGTGCGACATGGTTGAGGACAATGATCTAGTTGACCTCGTAGAAGAAGAGGTGCGTGAGCTCCTTACCGAACAAGAATTTGACGGAGAAAACGCTCCTATTGTTCGAGGTTCCGCTTTGAAAGCACTCGAAGCTGATTCCGAGGATGATGAATGGGTACAAAAAATACTAGAGCTAGTAAGCGCTCTTGATGAATACATTCCTACCCCCGAGAGAGAAACTGACAAGCCATTCCTTATGCCGGTTGAAGACATCTTCTCGATTGAAGGACGAGGTACGGTTGTAACCGGTAGAATTGAAAGAGGAGTAGTAAAGGTAGGAGGAGAGATCGAAATTGTCGGACTCAAAGACACC includes the following:
- the tuf gene encoding elongation factor Tu, with protein sequence MAEEFDRSKPHVNVGTIGHVDHGKSTLTAAITHTLHMKGLAKKQVSVEDLDKSPEEKSRGITISIHHSEYESENRHYAHVDAPGHADYIKNMITGAAQMDGAILVVAATDGVMPQTREHILLAKQVGVPKIIVFLNKCDMVEDNDLVDLVEEEVRELLTEQEFDGENAPIVRGSALKALEADSEDDEWVQKILELVSALDEYIPTPERETDKPFLMPVEDIFSIEGRGTVVTGRIERGVVKVGGEIEIVGLKDTQKTTVTGVEMFNKQLQEGMAGDNAGILLRGLKKDDVTRGQVLAHPGSVTPHDDFEAEVYILNKEEGGRHTPFFTGYKPQFYIRTTDVTGDVTLPEGTEMVMPGDTVTFKVKLVAPVALEEQQRFAIREGGKTVGAGVVTKINS